Proteins found in one Exiguobacterium sp. 9-2 genomic segment:
- the tatC gene encoding twin-arginine translocase subunit TatC — protein MTVDQEQSMTSHLDELRKRIVWSLLIVVVLFAVAFPLVRPLVRFLQADLKELGIGLNAFNVADPLMLYLNLAFIIALILASPFWMYQLWAFVRPGLYEKEQKATLTYIPVIFFLFLAGVAFSYFWLLPFLLEVSTNLGKELGIEQVIGVENYFSFLIRLTMPFGLLFQLPVVTMFLTRLGLVTPYFMRKNRKYAYFALFVIAALIAPPDVTSHLMISVPLFVLYEISILISARTYKKVLILEQQAELERQADLMRELNK, from the coding sequence ATGACGGTTGATCAAGAACAAAGCATGACGTCGCACCTAGACGAACTGCGTAAGCGGATTGTCTGGTCGCTCCTCATCGTCGTCGTCCTGTTCGCTGTCGCATTTCCGCTCGTCCGACCGCTCGTCCGTTTTCTGCAAGCGGACTTAAAAGAGCTCGGTATCGGATTAAATGCCTTCAACGTCGCCGATCCTTTAATGTTGTATTTGAATCTTGCGTTCATCATCGCGCTGATTTTAGCGTCACCGTTCTGGATGTATCAACTGTGGGCATTCGTCCGACCAGGGCTTTATGAAAAGGAACAAAAAGCAACACTGACATATATTCCAGTCATCTTCTTTCTATTTTTGGCTGGTGTAGCCTTCTCGTATTTCTGGTTGCTTCCTTTCTTGCTCGAAGTCTCAACGAATCTCGGGAAAGAATTGGGGATCGAGCAAGTCATCGGGGTCGAAAACTACTTCAGTTTCTTGATCCGGTTGACGATGCCGTTTGGTCTTCTCTTCCAATTGCCGGTCGTGACGATGTTCCTGACACGTCTTGGTCTTGTGACGCCATATTTCATGCGAAAGAATCGGAAATATGCGTATTTCGCGCTGTTCGTCATTGCGGCATTGATCGCACCGCCGGACGTGACGTCACACTTGATGATCTCAGTGCCGTTGTTCGTTCTCTATGAAATCAGTATCTTGATTTCTGCGCGGACGTATAAAAAGGTCTTGATCCTCGAGCAACAGGCAGAGCTTGAACGACAGGCGGATTTGATGCGTGAATTGAATAAATGA
- a CDS encoding twin-arginine translocase TatA/TatE family subunit yields MENLIPLTLGIGPASIGLIAVVALIIFGPKKLPEFGRAAGQTLKEFKNATNGIMDDDKKDEPKEK; encoded by the coding sequence ATGGAAAACCTTATCCCGCTCACGTTAGGTATCGGACCTGCGAGTATCGGATTAATTGCTGTCGTCGCGTTGATCATCTTCGGACCGAAGAAGTTACCGGAATTCGGTCGTGCTGCCGGTCAAACATTGAAAGAGTTCAAGAATGCCACGAACGGCATCATGGACGACGATAAAAAGGACGAACCGAAAGAGAAGTGA
- a CDS encoding redox-sensing transcriptional repressor Rex: MNGPDTKIPQATAKRLPLYYRFIQSLYNSGKLRVSSAELSEAVKVDSATIRRDFSYFGALGKKGYGYNVQHLLTFFRKTLNQDEVTNVALIGVGHLGTAFANYNFLKNNSTRIVVAFDADEEKVGTTTHDVPIYHVSDMKEQIEANQVDVAILTVPSQFAQSVADELVEYGVTGILNFTPARLNVPASVRVHHIDLSIELQSLVYFMKHYSQSAEGVKS, encoded by the coding sequence ATGAATGGACCAGACACAAAAATTCCACAAGCGACAGCAAAACGGTTGCCGCTATATTATCGTTTCATCCAAAGTTTATACAATTCAGGTAAGCTCCGCGTCTCTTCTGCTGAGTTAAGCGAGGCGGTGAAGGTTGATTCAGCAACGATTCGTCGCGACTTTTCCTACTTTGGGGCACTAGGGAAGAAGGGGTATGGATATAACGTTCAACATCTCTTAACGTTTTTCCGGAAAACCTTGAATCAAGATGAGGTGACGAATGTTGCCTTGATCGGGGTCGGTCATCTCGGAACAGCGTTTGCAAATTATAACTTTTTAAAGAATAATAGTACTCGGATAGTCGTTGCGTTTGATGCGGACGAAGAGAAGGTCGGAACAACGACGCATGACGTTCCAATCTATCATGTTTCGGACATGAAAGAACAAATCGAAGCGAATCAGGTCGATGTCGCCATCTTGACGGTTCCATCCCAGTTCGCACAGTCAGTAGCGGATGAGTTAGTCGAGTATGGTGTGACAGGCATTCTGAACTTCACGCCTGCACGGTTGAACGTGCCAGCGAGCGTTCGGGTTCATCACATCGATTTATCGATCGAGTTGCAGTCGTTAGTTTATTTCATGAAGCATTATTCGCAATCAGCTGAAGGAGTGAAATCATAA
- a CDS encoding ATP-binding cassette domain-containing protein: MILLQVNQLSKSFGVEPILENIKLEVQERDRIALVGRNGAGKSTLLKIIAGELSHDSGDIMKGKDVKIGYLAQDSGLESNETIWNEMLTVFEHLQEQERTLRRMEIEMGMEHILNDPVAYDRLLKTYDQAQHDFSEAGGYQFEANIRSVLHGMRFYPDDYSRRIQTLSGGQRTRLALAKMLLQAPELLILDEPTNHLDIDTLAWLESYLGGYRGAVLIVSHDRYFLDQVVNVVYELSRNVCRKFTGNYTKYLEQKAALYDQEMKQFEQQQEEIAKMQDFIQRNIARATTTKRAQSVRKRLEKVDRLDRPDGDERSTVLSFPIEKQSGNDVLQVNQLAIGYEEAVSKDITFRLQRGESLALVGPNGIGKSTLLKVLVGRLRPLFGDFRFGTGVSIGYYDQEQAELNDRNRVIDEIWNEWPLMREQEVRSVLGQFLFSGDDVFKIVHELSGGERGRLALAKLKLRKTNVLILDEPTNHLDLDSKMVLENALVDYEGTLLFVSHDRYFIDRIATRVIEMSEAGVTEYLGDYSYYTEKKAEQEEIARLEAEEAKAAKVTASKTIDKEAQKEEKKRRQQIEQLEQDIERLEQRSAEIEQLLCEPEVFNDIPKATALSAERDQIDVDLLELMERWENQH; encoded by the coding sequence ATGATACTCTTACAAGTCAACCAACTCTCGAAATCATTCGGCGTCGAGCCGATTTTAGAAAATATCAAACTAGAAGTACAGGAGCGCGATCGGATTGCGCTCGTCGGACGAAACGGTGCCGGTAAATCGACCTTGCTCAAAATCATTGCTGGCGAACTCAGTCATGACTCGGGTGACATCATGAAAGGTAAAGATGTCAAAATCGGTTATCTCGCGCAGGACAGTGGTCTCGAATCGAACGAGACGATCTGGAACGAGATGCTGACCGTCTTTGAACATCTGCAAGAACAAGAACGAACACTGCGCCGGATGGAAATCGAAATGGGCATGGAGCATATCTTGAACGACCCGGTCGCGTACGATCGTCTCTTGAAGACGTATGATCAAGCGCAACACGACTTCTCAGAAGCCGGTGGTTATCAGTTCGAAGCGAATATCCGCTCCGTCCTGCACGGCATGCGCTTTTATCCGGATGATTACTCGCGCCGGATTCAGACATTGTCCGGGGGTCAACGGACACGGCTCGCCTTAGCGAAGATGCTCTTACAAGCACCAGAACTTCTCATTCTCGATGAGCCGACCAACCACCTTGACATCGATACGCTCGCTTGGCTTGAAAGCTACCTCGGTGGTTATCGTGGTGCCGTCCTGATCGTCTCGCACGACCGGTACTTCCTCGACCAAGTCGTCAATGTCGTCTATGAATTGTCGCGCAATGTCTGTCGTAAGTTCACGGGGAACTATACGAAGTACTTGGAACAAAAAGCAGCCTTATACGACCAGGAAATGAAGCAGTTCGAACAGCAGCAAGAAGAAATCGCAAAGATGCAGGACTTCATTCAACGAAACATCGCTCGGGCGACGACGACAAAGCGTGCTCAAAGCGTTCGAAAACGGCTCGAGAAGGTCGACCGGCTCGATCGACCAGATGGAGATGAACGCAGTACGGTCCTCTCCTTCCCAATCGAAAAACAGAGCGGGAATGACGTTCTTCAAGTCAATCAATTGGCAATCGGTTACGAAGAAGCTGTCTCAAAAGACATCACGTTCCGCTTGCAACGCGGCGAATCACTGGCACTCGTCGGACCGAACGGAATCGGGAAGTCGACGCTCTTAAAAGTCCTCGTCGGTCGTTTACGTCCTCTCTTCGGTGATTTCCGTTTCGGAACTGGCGTCTCGATCGGGTATTACGATCAAGAGCAAGCGGAACTCAATGACCGGAACCGTGTCATCGATGAGATTTGGAACGAATGGCCACTGATGCGCGAACAAGAAGTCCGTTCTGTGCTCGGACAATTCCTGTTCAGCGGCGACGATGTCTTCAAAATCGTTCATGAATTGTCTGGTGGCGAACGCGGACGTCTCGCGCTCGCAAAACTGAAACTCCGGAAGACTAACGTCCTCATCCTTGACGAGCCAACGAACCACTTGGATCTTGATTCGAAGATGGTCCTTGAGAACGCTCTCGTCGACTATGAAGGTACGCTACTCTTCGTCTCCCATGACCGCTACTTCATCGATCGGATCGCGACACGCGTCATCGAGATGAGTGAAGCTGGTGTGACAGAATACCTCGGCGATTATTCGTACTACACAGAGAAGAAGGCCGAACAAGAAGAAATCGCTCGCCTTGAAGCCGAAGAGGCAAAAGCGGCAAAAGTCACGGCATCGAAGACGATCGACAAAGAAGCACAGAAAGAAGAAAAAAAACGCCGTCAGCAAATCGAACAACTCGAACAAGATATTGAACGGCTCGAACAGCGTTCAGCGGAAATCGAACAGTTGCTTTGC